CGGATGCCAATAAGGGTTTCGCTTGATGAATGATGATATTGCAGCGCGCAGCATTGTGGGTCTATTACTTCAACACTAACTTCAGCATTAATAGCCTTATTAGTGACAGGAATAGGCTCATCAACTGACTTAAAGAATTGTTTGATGAACTCATCAAAACCACATTGCCGCAATAAATAAGGACCACGCTCAGGCAGGCCAAAGAATTCATTCAAAAAAACCTTAGAATCGATATCACTCATGCTCACCTTTACCACAGTCAATTGCGCACTGTGGGCAAGGTAGCGCGATAGCTATTTCAAGACTTCCCTATGGTTCTTAGTAATAACGTAGTGGTGTTGGTCTTGTGGTAGCAGCTCTATAAAGGAAGTTGGTTTAGGGATGATTATTGGTGCTGGCTAATGCCCCAAACTAGGGATTGCGCAGAACTGAGCTAAGGTTTGGTTGTCCAGCGCTTTATTAGTTAGCTAGGTTTCAGATGCTTCTATCCATTGAGAGTATTCATGCTCCGAGTCAAAAATAATAAAATCATGAACAGAATCCCAAGCGATAGCACAAGCCTTGTTATGCGCTAGATCTTCGATAGTGGCACTAAGTGGTATGTTGCCAACAACAAACAACCGATTTTGAATGGTTTTAAAAGTGACATTTTTCATAGCAAGTGTTTCTTCGTTTGAAGAAAACGATACAACTTTATCTAGAAAAATATTCTCTGTAATCTCAGTCATTTATTCCTATCCATGAAAGTTAACGCCAAGGTAACAGGAGTTTATAGCTTGGCTAAAATAGAGGACGAAGTGAGATGAGCCTAGCTTTGGCTGTCCCGCTTCAAATGGTTGTTAGCGAATACCACTCTTCCCGAAATTTTCCAGTAAGACATATAAACTGTACAAGTAACTCAGGGGCTAAATAAAGGCTATTATTAGGGCAATAAGTTTGCTCTTGTTTTTAAAACAATGAACTATCGAGCATACCCAAAGATAAAATAGGGAAAATAGCGATAGCGTGAGAAGCAGCATTTCCAACATGTGCATCTCATCACCATCTAGACTCGAATCAGCTAAACGCGGATCGCCGATATAACCTAACAGTACAAAATATCCCCACATTGCAAGACTAAGAGCTATAAACAGAGACAGGGATTTAGAATTTAAGAAGTATTTCATCATGCTCACCAGTGCCCCGTTTTAACGGCTTATATTGCTTAACCATAATTTGCAAATTATCAGCAAATGCCAAGCGTTTTGCGTCCTTAGGAACTTACTTATTAGTAGCTTTTAGCAAATAAGCAACACTCTCTATTACCGTAAAACACCCAACTTAAGTTTTCGGGTACCAAATAGAAACAGAGGATGTCCGTAGACTGCTGAAAATGCTTAAAGCTAGCCCAGTTTAGATTTAACTCTGAATTAAGCCTTTTAGTTACACCTGTAGCTTTATAAACTCGCTCGAACGTCTCAAAAATAAACACCTTTTCATCAGTTTGATACTCACCAATAACTGAAAAGACTTCATGAAACTGCTCTTCCGAAATCCACTGGTCACCTCCAATAATTGGAAATTGCGATATCCTCCAATTTGGCGATAAGAAAGTTAACCCATTTTCATTATCGGTATCGAGTACTGACTTTAGGTCGTTAAATTGCATCAAAGTTTCCTAGGCTACCAACACAGTACTGAGGCGGGTTAAGCTTGGCTATACTTTTGTTGCGAAGTTGTACCTAGCTAAGCTTTAGCAATCGATGTACTTGTTACATTTCAATCTCTAAAAAACAATGAATGGTTTTCCCAAAGCAGACCATATTCCTGCCTTAATTGCTTCCCACTCTAATTTTGCTTCTGAACTTAAAGAACCCACTTCTTTTTCTGTTTGATCTAAATCCATAAACATAGAGCAACCGCCAGTTACGTATAAACCATCAGGGGTGGAGTGTGCAAAAACAAGAAACCTATTCCCTATTGTCGGTACTGGACCACCACAAGAATTTCTTTCTGTATATGTTTTTATAAAAACTGACCTCATTACATCTCGATTTTTCCAGACTTTTTGGACTTGCATTTCAGTTTTATAAAATGATGAGCTCCAGTCTCCAGGTGTTGTTTCGGTATTCAACGCTATACCTGTGAAAATCGCATCGTACTTTTTGAAGGTTTCCTCATAAGTTTTAGCTTCGCTAATACAACTGCATCCTAATGCAGTCAAAGGGCTTAGGCTAAGTATAAACGTTAGTAAAATAGTTCTAAACACTCACTGCCCTCCTTTGAAATACAACACCTGCTAGCGTTGAACAACACCACCATACTTAAAATCTTCCTCTAAATGCCAGAGCCCTATTTGTATGAAAATGGCCAAGCTTCAGACACCTTGTTAAGCAAATTGTTAGATGCTGTCCACTAGCTTGATGGGAATGTATCAAACACTGGAATACCCGTTGGTAACACAGCCCACTTGGGTGCTGATGCTGTAAAAATTGCCATTTTAGGTGACAAATGTTCGTCGGTATCAAATGATGGGCCGTTGATTGTGAAAAACTTACCAATCGTTATATCAGCACACACAGTTACACCACAGTCTGGGCAATAATGATTGTGAACATCTGCTCCAGAGCTACCTTTACGCGTGAAAACTTTGGTTTCTGCACCTGTAAATTTAAAATTATCGTGTGAATACCAGACACCAAACCACTTATCACCACCGGTGCGTTGTTGGCAATCTGTGCAATAACAGAACATTTGATTCATTGGCTCGCCAGTTACTTCGTAGCGAACTTTACCACATTGACACCCACCAGATTTAGTCATAATTTCCTCTATAAATCGCTATTCAAACTTAATTTAAAGATAGCACTGAGGCGATAGTTATGTGTACTACCAGTTTATGAGTCCCGAGGGGAAAATAATTATGGGTGGCCATGTTGTTTCGTGGTAAAGTTTGCGCAGCAAACCACAAGCTTGCGGCGCGTAGTTGGGTCCGAGTACAGCAATTTGTTAACCCTTACACAGATCGACTATGCCAAGGAGCAAAACTTACAAATTCACTTTTGCCTGGCTTTATTTCAATCAAGCCAATCTCCGACATAAACTCAATCCACTCGAACATTTGCAGGCCTATGTCATTCAACCGAATACCACACTCGTATGCAAAATACTCGTAAGCGGCATTAACACCAGACATGACATCTCCATTTGATAACACAACATCGGGAACTTCGTTATCATCTTCATCATCCCACCAGTCTTGAGCGTCTTGAACTACAAAAAACTCTATATAAGGATATGCATCCTCTAATTGATCAATACTCATCATGTACTGCCAATGTTCCCTGAGGACCACCTTTTCAGTTTCACTTTCTTCATAAATATAGAGTTGGCTTCTAGTCTTGCTTTGCCAATCCCAAAACTCTAACTTATGACATACCGCTCTGCTCTCAGCTGTTGCTAAGTGCCAAATTAAGTCGTAGTCTCGATAGCAGACATCCACATGTTCATTTTCGTCCCCAAGAGCTTTCTTCCATTCTTTGATGTCGTTTTCTTGCAAAATAAGACGAAATGCCTGTGAATCTAGCTTGCTGTTCGTGGGGACGTTAATTGTTGCAGTCTCTTGGTTTAGCGTAAGAATTTCTCTGCCCCAAGTGTTTTTTACGTACTCAGATATATTAAGAATTAAGAATTCTCCCGCTGATTCAATAAAAAGAACAAGATA
This DNA window, taken from Shewanella maritima, encodes the following:
- a CDS encoding GFA family protein, encoding MTKSGGCQCGKVRYEVTGEPMNQMFCYCTDCQQRTGGDKWFGVWYSHDNFKFTGAETKVFTRKGSSGADVHNHYCPDCGVTVCADITIGKFFTINGPSFDTDEHLSPKMAIFTASAPKWAVLPTGIPVFDTFPSS
- a CDS encoding DUF4365 domain-containing protein, coding for MEKFRAFASEYGEFINYEHDRGARDIGMHLTRKLSSGKEQLTSALVWFQMKGKMAKTISLEDYEKSEEVKISLSVNHLRYWFLQPMPTYLVLFIESAGEFLILNISEYVKNTWGREILTLNQETATINVPTNSKLDSQAFRLILQENDIKEWKKALGDENEHVDVCYRDYDLIWHLATAESRAVCHKLEFWDWQSKTRSQLYIYEESETEKVVLREHWQYMMSIDQLEDAYPYIEFFVVQDAQDWWDDEDDNEVPDVVLSNGDVMSGVNAAYEYFAYECGIRLNDIGLQMFEWIEFMSEIGLIEIKPGKSEFVSFAPWHSRSV